A single region of the Desmonostoc muscorum LEGE 12446 genome encodes:
- a CDS encoding N-6 DNA methylase, with amino-acid sequence MKIKIPEWQQLFQNCVSNLPLPISLPTVAIANPPYCKINLASDSELARFEMAYKWIKNGDGSYIITSKLKTQAEQECLFLEQCLNQLQPGEIVCILVSNGILSSSNQAHFRQWLLEDMALLIASIQLPTENFQVECGLGIITSFLILQRKGGDLPVPEDYSIFMAVADKIGFDSRGRRLFRPITNEQQTQEIDSDLPLILEEFKKFIKEVWQNNVEKWHLL; translated from the coding sequence ATGAAAATTAAAATTCCTGAGTGGCAACAACTATTTCAAAATTGTGTCAGTAATCTTCCTCTGCCAATTTCCTTGCCTACTGTAGCCATTGCCAATCCTCCCTATTGCAAAATTAATCTCGCTTCCGATTCCGAACTCGCCAGATTTGAGATGGCTTATAAATGGATAAAAAACGGAGATGGAAGCTACATTATTACATCCAAGTTGAAAACCCAAGCAGAACAAGAGTGCTTATTTTTAGAACAGTGTTTAAATCAATTGCAACCTGGTGAAATAGTCTGTATCTTGGTATCTAATGGAATTCTGTCTTCATCTAACCAAGCACACTTTCGCCAATGGCTATTAGAAGACATGGCTTTACTAATTGCTTCCATTCAGTTACCTACAGAAAACTTTCAGGTAGAATGTGGATTGGGAATTATCACCAGCTTTTTGATTCTTCAGCGCAAAGGTGGAGATTTACCAGTACCAGAAGATTACTCAATCTTTATGGCAGTTGCGGATAAAATTGGTTTTGATAGTCGAGGCCGTCGTCTGTTTCGTCCAATTACAAATGAGCAACAAACCCAAGAAATTGATAGTGATTTACCTCTGATTCTAGAAGAGTTCAAAAAGTTTATCAAAGAGGTATGGCAAAATAATGTTGAGAAATGGCACTTGCTTTAA
- a CDS encoding type IV secretory system conjugative DNA transfer family protein, which translates to MNISQKNLPHNQITANSTLIEVSSFQAPLASIDFGKLFQQYNNPQGWMMVGGILFVILLLQISGTGKGKITTGKVSGISEKLAATNLALKQIKECKHNKVTLWSGTPRYWVKGKWRSLITNLQTMLGASPSVWFPNAERGTLVIGAPGSGKTYSTIDRMLESAMQQGFPILLYDKKGDQLRLHAPLAARYGYKVRVFAPGEPFSGVINPLDYMRDARDGVMAGEIGQVINRNASSGGKSDEFFAKAGDLLAKALLQLVKGSPYPDMAMLYAVLRLPKLVQRLDHAVQSKRLDEWVATSFIQFLSAKDAEKTISGILTTAAGTFSSFIQADLLRAFIGKSDIPTKLEGREMVVFKLDDERRSVVGPLLAAAMHLMIVGNLSRPRKDPLIISLDELPSIKLDRLPQWINEYRSNGACFILGIQSLEQLYDIYGDKMGSAIASACSTHVLFNPGNYKTAEDYSKRYGEKEVLIKNRTTGRSLGGQMSHSISWSENLQKMPVISADEILKFPQGKCVITSPGYSSEGQASIPYPLIIPVSKADEKRAYDSEALWDTQVKPALESQVIIPDIKTLTQALHERIESAARMLPLPEEDVAPAHESSSSETDVLENFPTRVYQTPGLQG; encoded by the coding sequence ATGAACATTTCCCAGAAAAATCTACCACACAACCAGATCACTGCTAACTCGACATTAATTGAAGTGTCATCCTTCCAAGCACCTCTGGCTAGCATTGACTTTGGCAAGTTGTTTCAACAGTATAACAATCCCCAAGGTTGGATGATGGTAGGTGGAATACTGTTCGTTATACTGTTGTTGCAAATCAGTGGTACTGGTAAGGGAAAAATCACCACTGGTAAAGTCTCCGGTATCAGCGAGAAACTAGCAGCAACTAACCTAGCACTCAAGCAAATCAAGGAGTGCAAACACAATAAAGTTACCCTGTGGTCTGGAACTCCTCGCTATTGGGTAAAAGGTAAATGGCGATCGCTAATTACTAATCTCCAAACAATGTTAGGTGCATCTCCTAGTGTTTGGTTTCCCAATGCCGAAAGGGGAACACTGGTAATAGGTGCGCCTGGGTCTGGTAAAACCTACTCAACCATAGACCGGATGTTAGAAAGTGCTATGCAGCAAGGTTTTCCGATTTTACTCTACGACAAGAAGGGCGACCAACTACGACTCCATGCACCCTTAGCAGCCCGTTATGGTTACAAAGTACGAGTATTTGCCCCCGGTGAACCCTTTAGCGGTGTAATTAATCCTTTGGATTATATGCGTGATGCACGCGATGGGGTAATGGCGGGGGAAATTGGACAAGTGATTAACCGCAATGCTTCCAGTGGTGGTAAAAGTGATGAGTTCTTTGCTAAAGCCGGTGACTTGTTAGCTAAAGCACTTTTACAGTTAGTTAAGGGTTCACCTTACCCAGATATGGCGATGCTTTATGCTGTGCTGCGGTTGCCAAAACTGGTGCAACGTCTTGACCATGCGGTACAGTCCAAAAGGTTGGATGAATGGGTGGCGACTTCGTTTATTCAATTTTTGAGTGCCAAGGATGCAGAGAAGACTATTTCGGGGATTTTGACCACAGCAGCAGGTACTTTTTCATCTTTCATCCAAGCTGATTTGCTGAGGGCATTTATCGGGAAATCTGACATTCCCACTAAGCTTGAAGGTAGAGAGATGGTGGTGTTCAAGCTAGATGATGAACGCCGCAGTGTGGTTGGGCCTCTGCTGGCGGCTGCAATGCACTTGATGATTGTCGGTAATTTAAGCCGTCCCCGCAAAGATCCGTTAATTATTTCTTTGGATGAATTGCCATCAATTAAGCTGGACAGATTACCACAGTGGATTAATGAATATCGTTCCAACGGTGCCTGCTTTATTCTGGGTATCCAAAGTTTAGAGCAACTTTACGATATTTATGGGGATAAGATGGGAAGTGCGATCGCTTCTGCTTGTAGTACCCATGTTTTGTTCAATCCTGGCAACTACAAAACGGCTGAGGATTACTCAAAGCGTTACGGTGAGAAGGAAGTGCTAATTAAAAATCGTACCACTGGGCGATCGCTTGGCGGACAAATGAGCCATTCAATTAGCTGGAGTGAGAATTTGCAAAAGATGCCTGTAATCAGTGCTGACGAAATTTTGAAATTTCCTCAAGGCAAGTGCGTAATTACTAGTCCTGGTTACAGTTCAGAGGGACAAGCTTCTATTCCCTATCCTTTAATTATTCCAGTGTCCAAAGCCGATGAAAAACGAGCGTATGATAGTGAGGCTCTTTGGGATACACAAGTTAAACCTGCTTTAGAAAGTCAGGTGATAATTCCTGATATTAAAACGTTAACACAAGCATTACATGAACGGATTGAGTCAGCCGCGCGAATGTTGCCATTACCAGAAGAAGATGTAGCACCTGCACATGAGTCTAGTAGCAGTGAAACTGATGTTTTAGAAAATTTCCCAACACGAGTTTATCAAACACCCGGATTGCAAGGATAA
- a CDS encoding DUF5895 domain-containing protein — protein sequence MVKSRVSNNSNRSNQSTAKTAASNPKANTKAQAAKSKAPNTQLSDLDIDDIDPELLSDSYNQVRRPLLPYGIVVNDKPAGLLIPEDQLEKAGWLDMPQEDDLTIVTLTEDVTGLLITQARLLVLAFVPEYIRYKSDVEDLGGSFVGLYDEYKHNLDKKTMDVCSEHALVFLDEDNQPLHTTPVVVRFKNVALWSFKSVREEFYRSLEKTFADYFQVPFSGKTDRWRSLGVLSVEFKAVKEGEGKNKHDCCKTVDYTKPTVENLSQFYLGQPAAKALIWQQHDAIAGFNEPQSLPALPGESVSVDVEVLPPNKNRNKTPSVRKSKPATKPPRKIQLIDDDDFLDETDDLEAELDDDDFEEEDDELDDEE from the coding sequence ATGGTTAAATCTAGGGTTTCAAACAACTCTAATCGCTCCAATCAATCTACTGCCAAAACTGCTGCTTCTAATCCCAAAGCTAATACCAAAGCTCAAGCAGCTAAATCTAAAGCTCCTAACACTCAATTGTCAGACCTTGATATTGACGATATTGACCCAGAACTTCTCAGCGACAGTTATAACCAAGTTAGACGACCGTTACTGCCTTACGGCATTGTCGTTAATGACAAACCCGCCGGACTTCTAATTCCAGAAGACCAGCTAGAAAAGGCTGGCTGGCTTGATATGCCACAGGAGGACGACCTAACTATTGTCACCCTAACTGAAGATGTTACTGGACTCTTAATTACTCAAGCACGGTTACTAGTTTTAGCTTTTGTACCAGAGTATATCCGTTATAAATCAGATGTTGAAGACTTGGGTGGTTCTTTTGTTGGGCTTTATGATGAATACAAGCATAACCTTGACAAGAAAACAATGGATGTGTGTTCAGAACATGCACTGGTGTTTCTGGATGAGGATAATCAACCCCTGCATACTACTCCTGTCGTTGTCCGCTTTAAGAATGTAGCTCTCTGGAGTTTTAAGTCAGTGCGTGAGGAGTTTTACCGTTCTTTGGAAAAAACCTTTGCTGACTATTTCCAAGTGCCATTTAGCGGCAAAACCGATAGGTGGCGTAGCTTAGGTGTGCTGTCAGTCGAGTTCAAAGCTGTCAAAGAGGGCGAAGGTAAGAATAAACACGACTGTTGTAAGACTGTAGACTATACTAAACCCACCGTTGAAAATCTGTCTCAATTTTATTTGGGTCAACCCGCAGCTAAAGCCCTAATTTGGCAACAACATGATGCGATCGCTGGTTTTAATGAACCTCAATCCCTACCTGCTTTGCCAGGAGAATCGGTATCTGTAGACGTGGAAGTATTGCCACCAAATAAGAATAGAAACAAAACTCCAAGCGTTCGTAAATCGAAACCAGCGACCAAGCCACCTCGCAAAATTCAACTTATTGACGATGACGACTTCCTCGATGAAACCGACGATTTGGAAGCTGAATTAGACGATGATGATTTTGAGGAGGAAGACGATGAACTGGATGATGAGGAATAG
- a CDS encoding M23 family peptidase has protein sequence MKIPKAWISLLVVIACIIYSIAAQATINTIGDGNLPTRIVEVANPQSRLPATKVLLPDWSRISLAQLPGISQSGAIDGSPYSQTLGYDLSRTWNVGMTPDQYLKLGDISEALQAEEFSLQAIQAIALGTQPEANTGINSIDLNQIALSEFLLIGEQTLSHLAQVVPELANTQVNNITPVATLLKFHLIAASNLTLAQVLTQYEVGQMKLGEIDLSKFSISSIPNLDAVQLQQFTGWMNSNVSDIPGLGQVPLGLMPNPITEIGSLVMRIDVVYGPAENRRNNTISGSDVQGFSVPCTEKDCAYLELDDLENTGRQERGQLEGKQWISGKYQEVEGGRGILKAVNNGREPTGRLPFGKAFKVVVMEPDETTDTVDTALFFRFCAWRMGCTPYFIGPVPFFSYKVNSLIFVGNLSEQRTNTTSLPTGATREPKASTTNGTGVREKINPCTFSNASRSITDQSLSGIDLRSLSNAIAEIESAGSGDYKAIGIHTCADGGLNCGRALGRYQFMSYNPYAVKLIAAKPGGKEFLSQVKQGHQPTEAELFEFFPPADQDRALMADMANKIQVTQEQIDPATGQPFTGDRLIERVAQKHFGGDYSKVDGNGSDALGRLSLKDYGKTALASYRNSNSDNGTLTCSPNVNSSYISTAKNTENGR, from the coding sequence ATGAAGATACCAAAAGCATGGATATCTCTTCTGGTTGTCATTGCTTGTATTATTTATAGTATCGCCGCACAAGCTACAATCAACACAATTGGTGATGGCAATTTACCGACTCGAATTGTAGAAGTTGCAAATCCTCAGTCTCGACTACCTGCTACTAAAGTTTTGCTCCCAGACTGGAGCCGCATTTCTCTGGCCCAGCTACCAGGTATCAGTCAATCCGGTGCAATTGATGGCAGTCCCTACAGTCAAACATTGGGTTATGACCTGAGTCGCACTTGGAATGTGGGTATGACTCCTGACCAATATTTGAAGTTAGGAGATATCAGTGAAGCATTGCAGGCAGAGGAGTTTTCTTTACAGGCGATCCAGGCGATCGCTCTGGGCACACAACCAGAGGCGAACACAGGCATTAACAGTATAGATTTAAACCAAATTGCCTTGAGTGAATTTCTCCTGATTGGGGAGCAGACATTGAGCCATTTAGCTCAGGTTGTTCCAGAATTAGCTAATACACAAGTAAACAATATTACACCTGTTGCAACCTTACTAAAATTTCACTTAATTGCCGCATCTAATTTAACACTAGCTCAGGTACTAACACAGTATGAAGTTGGGCAAATGAAGCTGGGAGAAATCGACTTGTCAAAGTTTTCTATTTCTTCAATTCCTAACTTAGATGCAGTACAGCTACAACAATTTACAGGTTGGATGAATAGCAATGTTTCGGATATTCCTGGTTTGGGACAAGTACCTTTAGGATTAATGCCTAATCCCATCACTGAAATTGGTAGCTTAGTAATGCGGATTGATGTAGTTTATGGGCCAGCAGAAAACCGCCGTAACAATACGATTTCTGGTTCAGACGTGCAAGGGTTTTCTGTGCCTTGTACTGAAAAAGACTGCGCTTACTTAGAATTGGATGATTTGGAGAATACAGGTCGTCAGGAACGTGGTCAGTTGGAAGGTAAACAGTGGATTTCCGGTAAATACCAAGAAGTCGAGGGCGGGCGGGGTATCCTGAAAGCAGTGAATAACGGTCGGGAACCAACAGGAAGGCTACCGTTTGGTAAAGCTTTTAAGGTGGTGGTAATGGAGCCGGATGAAACTACTGATACGGTAGATACAGCTTTGTTCTTTCGGTTCTGTGCTTGGCGAATGGGTTGTACACCTTATTTTATTGGGCCTGTTCCTTTTTTCAGCTACAAGGTTAACTCCCTGATATTTGTAGGCAATTTGAGTGAACAGAGGACAAATACTACGTCTTTACCAACTGGAGCGACAAGAGAGCCTAAAGCTAGCACTACCAACGGTACTGGAGTAAGAGAGAAGATTAATCCATGCACGTTTAGTAATGCTAGTCGGTCGATAACAGATCAATCACTCTCTGGTATTGATTTGCGATCGCTCTCAAATGCAATTGCGGAAATTGAGAGTGCTGGTAGCGGGGATTACAAAGCCATTGGCATACATACCTGTGCGGATGGGGGTTTAAATTGTGGTCGCGCTCTCGGTCGCTACCAGTTCATGAGTTATAACCCTTATGCAGTGAAGTTAATTGCTGCCAAGCCTGGAGGTAAAGAGTTTCTGAGTCAAGTGAAGCAAGGGCATCAACCAACAGAGGCTGAACTATTTGAGTTTTTTCCTCCAGCTGACCAAGATAGGGCATTAATGGCTGATATGGCTAACAAAATTCAAGTGACACAAGAGCAAATCGATCCGGCTACAGGACAGCCATTTACCGGCGATCGCCTAATTGAACGAGTGGCTCAAAAGCATTTTGGTGGTGATTACAGCAAAGTTGATGGAAATGGCTCAGATGCCCTCGGTCGTCTCAGTCTCAAAGATTACGGCAAAACCGCTTTAGCTAGTTATCGCAACAGTAATAGCGATAATGGAACGCTGACCTGTTCTCCCAATGTAAATTCTAGCTACATCAGCACTGCTAAAAATACTGAAAATGGGAGGTAG
- a CDS encoding RNA-guided endonuclease InsQ/TnpB family protein, which produces MFNLTYEFKLKPTHAQAQIFEDWLEINRRVYNYALAERKDWYLSRSCRINACSLKHEYIIPADTSRPTYASQCKALTAAKKDFPELKKVQSQVLQQTLKRLEVAFVAMWERNHGFPRFKKLGRMRSFVFPQIQCQRLNPGMVNLPVIGWVKFRQSRAIPDGGVVKLARVVKRVSGWYVMLTVQWDVSVPKPLPHGEAVGIDVGLTSFIATSNGLQVLRPKFFVDTERKLKLLQQRVSRKQLGSNNWYKAIKKVASLHEYVANCRKDWHRKLSHQICNNAGMVFVEDLNLVSLSRGILGKHCLDAGFGQFFNILQQTCFKRGVYFQKVDSRKTSQICPSCSVETGKKELSERTHVCSNCGYTTDRDVAAAQVVLKRGLAAVGQTVKMLAEGKFIGIPLKQESPN; this is translated from the coding sequence TTGTTTAATCTGACATACGAATTTAAGTTAAAGCCAACCCATGCACAGGCTCAGATATTTGAAGACTGGTTAGAAATTAATCGTCGTGTCTATAACTATGCTTTGGCTGAACGTAAGGATTGGTATTTGTCGCGTAGTTGTCGGATTAACGCTTGTTCGCTCAAACATGAATATATTATTCCTGCTGACACTTCTCGTCCAACCTATGCCAGCCAGTGCAAAGCGTTAACTGCTGCCAAAAAAGACTTTCCTGAACTCAAGAAAGTACAGTCTCAGGTTTTGCAGCAAACCCTAAAACGCCTTGAGGTGGCATTTGTGGCAATGTGGGAGAGAAACCACGGATTCCCCCGATTCAAAAAACTTGGAAGGATGCGGTCTTTTGTGTTCCCACAAATACAGTGTCAGAGGTTGAATCCGGGAATGGTTAATTTGCCTGTGATTGGTTGGGTTAAGTTTCGTCAATCACGAGCAATACCTGATGGTGGCGTAGTAAAACTTGCCCGTGTAGTGAAACGGGTTTCTGGATGGTACGTGATGCTAACTGTTCAATGGGATGTATCTGTACCGAAGCCTTTGCCACATGGGGAAGCGGTAGGGATAGATGTAGGACTAACAAGCTTTATTGCAACTTCTAATGGGCTACAAGTCTTGCGTCCAAAGTTTTTTGTAGATACCGAACGCAAGCTTAAATTGCTGCAACAGCGTGTCTCAAGAAAACAATTAGGCTCGAACAATTGGTACAAAGCTATTAAGAAAGTTGCTTCATTGCATGAGTACGTTGCCAACTGTCGTAAAGACTGGCATAGAAAACTGTCTCACCAAATCTGCAACAATGCTGGAATGGTATTTGTTGAAGATTTAAATTTAGTTAGCTTATCTCGCGGAATCTTGGGTAAGCACTGCCTAGATGCTGGGTTTGGGCAATTCTTCAACATACTACAGCAAACCTGTTTCAAGCGTGGTGTTTATTTCCAAAAAGTAGACAGTCGCAAAACCAGCCAGATTTGTCCGAGTTGTAGTGTTGAGACAGGCAAGAAAGAACTCTCAGAACGTACTCATGTTTGTTCAAATTGTGGCTATACCACAGATCGGGATGTAGCAGCCGCACAAGTAGTTCTTAAAAGAGGACTTGCAGCCGTTGGGCAAACGGTCAAGATGCTTGCTGAGGGTAAATTCATTGGAATCCCTTTGAAGCAAGAATCCCCGAATTAG
- a CDS encoding bifunctional 3'-5' exonuclease/DNA polymerase, whose translation MNTSLINTNNPSIYTPEYTIVSNVSTLNSALQPLFQAEILAIDCETTGLDPLTDSIRLIQIAAPNHPVVLIDLPAIPKSDRQLLKKLLCNSAVKIAHNAKFDWQFLTLAGLQPSGQFFDTQLAYKVLTAGLKTSSSLQNIVKKLLHLQLDKTQQISDWCKPLTKVQLHYAAVDAAILLDLYPILLNKLKQAKLLKIARLEFQCMPVVAQMELNGMLFDLSRWQILGAKLEAEKTDALRQLKQLRIASSQMSLLPELTDAVNPNSPQQVLAALQAIGIKINSTNQSKLVSLAAQYPIIQALLDYRRLSKIIGTFTEKLPQHIHPKTGRIHPNYYQLGAKSGRFSCRKPPLQNIPRDEAARSCFIAAPGYKIIKADYSQIELRIMARLSGDTKMCQVYRQGADLHRLTASLVTGKHINEVTEEDRRLAKAINFGLIFGMGAAKLQIYAQVKYGVAMTLEQAKAFSQRFFEAYPGIARWHENIKRKYIQGIKESRTLANRRRRWVNKPRLSELFNHPVQGLNADINKLAMVKLSIPLAKFRTKLICVRHDEIVLECPETEVEQVSNILHNCMVAAAQKFLSPIPVVLDIKTSNSW comes from the coding sequence ATGAATACAAGCTTAATAAATACAAATAATCCCAGTATTTATACTCCAGAATATACTATCGTTTCCAATGTTTCAACTCTTAATTCTGCTCTCCAACCTCTGTTTCAGGCAGAAATTTTAGCCATAGATTGTGAAACAACAGGACTTGACCCTCTAACTGATTCTATTAGACTGATTCAAATAGCTGCACCAAACCATCCGGTAGTGCTGATAGATTTACCAGCTATTCCCAAAAGCGATCGCCAACTGCTCAAAAAACTGCTTTGTAACTCTGCTGTCAAAATTGCTCATAATGCCAAATTCGACTGGCAATTTCTCACACTCGCAGGACTTCAACCCTCTGGTCAATTCTTTGATACCCAACTTGCTTATAAAGTTCTAACCGCAGGATTAAAAACAAGCTCATCCTTACAAAATATAGTTAAAAAGCTACTACACCTTCAACTAGATAAAACTCAACAAATCAGCGATTGGTGTAAACCTCTTACCAAGGTTCAATTGCACTATGCTGCCGTAGATGCTGCCATATTACTTGACCTTTACCCAATTCTCCTCAACAAGTTAAAGCAGGCAAAATTACTCAAAATTGCCCGACTGGAATTTCAGTGTATGCCTGTTGTAGCTCAAATGGAACTTAACGGAATGTTATTTGACTTGTCCCGATGGCAGATACTGGGTGCAAAACTAGAAGCTGAAAAAACAGATGCTTTAAGGCAACTCAAGCAACTCCGTATTGCTAGTTCTCAGATGTCATTACTACCAGAACTGACAGATGCAGTCAACCCGAATTCACCTCAGCAAGTTTTGGCTGCTCTACAAGCTATTGGTATCAAAATCAACTCAACTAATCAAAGTAAATTAGTTTCTTTAGCTGCACAGTATCCCATAATTCAAGCATTGCTAGATTACCGCCGTCTATCCAAAATTATCGGCACTTTTACCGAGAAGCTACCCCAGCATATCCACCCCAAAACTGGGAGAATTCATCCCAACTATTATCAATTAGGAGCAAAATCCGGTAGATTTTCTTGCCGCAAACCACCTCTACAAAATATTCCCCGTGATGAAGCAGCTCGTAGCTGCTTTATTGCTGCCCCTGGCTATAAAATTATCAAAGCCGATTACTCCCAAATAGAACTACGAATTATGGCTCGGCTTAGTGGTGATACAAAGATGTGCCAAGTCTATCGTCAAGGGGCTGACTTACATCGATTAACAGCATCTCTAGTAACTGGAAAACATATCAATGAAGTGACTGAGGAAGACCGCAGACTAGCAAAAGCAATAAACTTTGGATTGATTTTCGGTATGGGCGCTGCCAAACTCCAAATTTACGCCCAAGTAAAATATGGAGTAGCAATGACATTAGAGCAAGCAAAAGCTTTCAGTCAACGATTCTTTGAAGCTTATCCTGGAATAGCTAGGTGGCATGAAAACATCAAACGTAAATACATCCAAGGCATTAAGGAAAGTCGTACACTAGCAAATAGACGACGGAGATGGGTAAACAAGCCCCGACTATCAGAGCTATTTAACCATCCAGTCCAAGGTTTAAATGCCGATATCAACAAATTAGCTATGGTAAAACTTTCAATTCCATTAGCTAAATTCAGAACAAAACTCATCTGTGTAAGACATGATGAAATTGTACTGGAATGTCCAGAGACTGAAGTTGAGCAAGTTAGCAATATATTACACAATTGTATGGTTGCTGCTGCCCAAAAGTTTCTCAGTCCTATTCCAGTTGTTCTAGATATTAAAACATCAAATAGCTGGTGA
- a CDS encoding tyrosine-type recombinase/integrase codes for MSDTPYPPWRASPKANDDTGFDDAVESLKKSLSAPIERYFAATEDERDVIALMLANIRASSTRREYQKDLRKFFVAMTGIEPNVDSVLEFLHLTEKRAVAVVLKYKAKLLAIGLKEATVNRRLSSIKSLVKFARKLGVCSYTLEDVELEKVKAYRDTTGVDAQSINSVIQLIERSTVHGQRDYALLRLLWENLLRRNEVSQLNIKDFDPHESRLRILGKGQGTNDEWVKLSVATVNAICDWLQVRGNITASSPLFIALDNRSKGHRLTGDGIRKIVVNYFDAAGVKKLMSPHRIRHSGITTLLEATEGDVRKTQKVSRHVKLDVLIQYDDNRKKGQSEMTNLLADMID; via the coding sequence ATGTCTGATACTCCATATCCCCCCTGGCGTGCATCCCCAAAAGCAAACGATGATACCGGATTTGATGATGCGGTAGAGTCATTAAAAAAATCTCTTTCAGCCCCAATTGAGCGGTATTTTGCTGCAACGGAGGACGAACGGGATGTCATCGCTTTGATGCTCGCCAATATTCGCGCATCCAGCACCCGGCGCGAATACCAGAAAGATTTGCGGAAATTTTTTGTGGCGATGACTGGTATTGAGCCAAATGTTGATAGCGTGTTGGAGTTTTTGCACCTGACCGAGAAACGGGCGGTGGCGGTGGTGTTGAAATATAAGGCAAAGCTACTGGCTATTGGGTTGAAGGAAGCAACGGTTAACCGTCGCCTCAGCAGCATTAAATCGTTGGTGAAGTTTGCCCGCAAGTTAGGTGTGTGCAGCTACACGCTAGAAGATGTAGAGTTGGAAAAGGTAAAAGCGTATCGAGATACTACCGGGGTGGATGCTCAAAGCATCAACAGTGTAATCCAGCTAATTGAGCGCTCAACTGTTCACGGCCAAAGAGATTATGCGCTATTGCGGCTGTTGTGGGAAAATTTACTGCGACGCAATGAGGTGAGTCAATTAAATATAAAAGACTTCGACCCACACGAAAGCAGATTGCGGATTTTGGGAAAAGGGCAAGGTACGAATGATGAATGGGTAAAACTGTCAGTAGCAACAGTTAATGCTATCTGTGATTGGTTGCAAGTCCGGGGTAATATTACCGCCTCCTCACCTTTATTTATCGCCCTTGATAACCGCAGCAAAGGGCATCGCCTCACTGGGGACGGCATCCGTAAAATTGTTGTCAATTATTTTGATGCAGCTGGTGTGAAAAAGTTAATGTCACCGCACCGCATTCGCCATAGTGGGATTACAACTCTTTTAGAAGCAACAGAAGGAGATGTGCGAAAGACGCAAAAAGTCAGCCGTCATGTCAAGCTAGATGTGCTGATCCAGTATGACGATAACCGTAAAAAAGGTCAGTCAGAGATGACAAATTTATTGGCAGATATGATTGACTAA
- a CDS encoding helix-turn-helix domain-containing protein — MPHIQVLNPIEKQVLEDIAATGSDEMIKRANILLELNRGENHKNIVKKLGIAKQTVTNWKKKWTSCTITSETLEDAIAKINNVLGVNAGRPKKCKSAEASKIVEISEWSKNRKPSRSKHHYHMQVAEEATRRGLPALSPRSIGRILEAQP, encoded by the coding sequence ATGCCTCATATTCAAGTATTGAATCCTATTGAAAAGCAAGTATTAGAGGATATAGCAGCCACCGGCAGCGATGAAATGATCAAGAGAGCAAACATCCTGCTAGAACTTAATCGTGGGGAAAATCATAAAAATATAGTAAAAAAACTTGGTATAGCGAAGCAAACAGTAACAAACTGGAAGAAAAAGTGGACATCTTGTACCATAACATCGGAAACCTTGGAAGATGCGATCGCAAAGATAAATAATGTATTAGGTGTGAACGCAGGCAGACCTAAGAAGTGCAAGAGCGCAGAGGCGAGCAAAATTGTCGAAATCAGCGAATGGAGCAAGAACCGAAAACCCAGTCGTTCAAAGCACCATTACCATATGCAAGTTGCTGAAGAAGCTACTCGCAGGGGGTTGCCAGCACTATCGCCAAGAAGTATAGGTCGGATCTTGGAAGCGCAACCCTAA
- a CDS encoding recombinase family protein, producing MTTNQIQAAIYARVSTEQQTETQTVASQLAALRLRVAADGLKLCEELTFIDAGYSGATLVRPALERLRDLAFANGNVFIWNINAEGRNRLQLFRKILRQKNLKLPSYAGVLHG from the coding sequence ATGACCACTAACCAAATACAGGCTGCTATCTACGCTCGGGTTTCTACAGAACAGCAAACAGAAACTCAGACAGTCGCTAGTCAATTAGCTGCCCTTCGCTTGAGGGTAGCAGCAGATGGGTTAAAACTATGTGAAGAACTGACCTTTATCGATGCAGGGTATAGTGGAGCAACGCTGGTACGTCCGGCATTAGAACGTTTGAGGGACTTGGCTTTTGCTAATGGAAACGTCTTTATATGGAATATCAACGCCGAGGGCAGGAACCGACTTCAGCTGTTCAGGAAAATATTAAGACAAAAGAATCTCAAATTGCCAAGCTACGCCGGGGTATTGCACGGCTGA